One window of the Triticum dicoccoides isolate Atlit2015 ecotype Zavitan chromosome 3B, WEW_v2.0, whole genome shotgun sequence genome contains the following:
- the LOC119277344 gene encoding probable arabinosyltransferase ARAD1: MAGKQFPSLAHARRASSRCLLAVGALLVFSAVYFLLLSPSPPRPVASPLSNPSSTTTSFVASLDRFLDSPHRPAASSAAPGDLDAAIRREEEARLYGDPRGAWPAAPAPLRVYVYEMPRKFTYDLLRLFRDSYRDTTNLTSNGSPVHRLIEQHSIDYWLWADLIAPESQRLLKNVIRVERQEEADIFYVPFFTTISYFLLEKQECKALYREALKWVTDQPAWQRSQGRDHVIPVHHPWSFKSVRRFVKKAIWLLPDMDSTGNWYKPGQVYLEKDVILPYVPNVDLCDHKCVSETQSKRSTLLFFRGRLKRNAGGKIRSKLVTELQNIEDIIIEEGSAGAKGKVAAQSGMRKSLFCLNPAGDTPSSARLFDAIVSGCIPVIISDELELPFEGILDYSKIALFVSSTDAVQPGWLVKYLRGIDAKRVRDMQSNLLKYSRHFLYSSPAQPLGPEDLTWRMIAGKLVNIKLHIQRSWRVVRESRSVCTCECRVGNTTRML, translated from the exons ATGGCAGGGAAGCAGTTCCCCTCCCTCGCGCACGCGCGCCGCGCCTCCTCCCGCTGCCTGCTCGCCGTCGGCGCCctcctcgtcttctccgccgtctacttcctcctcctctccccgtcGCCGCCGCGCCCCGTCGCCAGCCCACTCTCCAACCCTAGTAGCACCACCACCTCCTTCGTCGCCTCACTCGACCGCTTCCTCGACTCCCcgcaccgccccgccgcctcctccgcggcGCCCGGGGACCTCGACGCCGCGAtccggagggaggaggaggcccggcTGTACGGGGACCCCCGGGGCGCGTGGCCGGCGGCGCCCGCGCCGCTCAGGGTCTACGTGTACGAGATGCCGCGCAAGTTCACCTACGACCTGCTCAGGCTGTTCAGGGACTCGTACCGCGACACCACCAACCTCACCTCCAACGGGAGCCCCGTGCACAGGCTCATCGAGCAG CATTCTATTGACTACTGGCTGTGGGCTGATCTCATTGCTCCTGAATCACAAAGACTTCTGAAGAATGTTATCAGGGTTGAGCGGCAAGAAGAAGCAGACATTTTCTACGTGCCATTTTTCACAACAATCAGTTACTTCTTGCTGGAGAAACAAGAATGCAAGGCACTTTATAGG GAAGCTTTGAAGTGGGTGACTGATCAACCTGCTTGGCAACGTTCACAAGGCAGAGATCATGTTATTCCTGTTCATCACCCATGGTCTTTTAAGTCAGTCCGAAGATTTGTGAAGAAAGCAATATGGCTTCTACCTGATATGGATTCTACTGGGAACTG GTATAAACCTGGGCAAGTTTATCTGGAAAAGGATGTTATCCTTCCATATGTCCCAAATGTTGACCTTTGTGATCATAAGTGTGTGTCAGAAACTCAATCTAAAAGAAGTACGTTACTATTTTTCCGAGGAAGACTTAAAAGAAATGCT GGTGGGAAGATACGCAGTAAGCTTGTGACAGAATTACAAAACATAGAAGACATAATCATAGAAGAAGGTTCTGCTGGGGCTAAGGGGAAAGTAGCAGCTCAGTCTGGCATGCGCAAGTCTCTCTTTTGCTTGAATCCTGCTGGGGACACTCCATCTTCTGCTCGCCTGTTTGACGCAATTGTTAGTGGATGTATCCCAGTTATAATCAGCGATGAGCTAGAGCTTCCTTTTGAAGGAATACTTGACTACAGTAAG ATAGCATTGTTTGTGTCATCAACTGATGCTGTGCAACCTGGCTGGCTGGTGAAGTACCTAAGAGGCATCGATGCCAAAAGAGTCAGGGATATGCAATCCAATCTTCTCAAG TACTCGAGGCATTTTCTATATTCAAGTCCTGCTCAGCCCCTTGGACCAGAAGACCTTACATGGAGAATG